The Deltaproteobacteria bacterium genomic interval AAGGTGGTTGAATTGCCACTCCCCAAAGAGCCAATTCATCTCGAGGATGGCACACGCCTACCAGCAACCTATGCAAACTTCTATTTCGTGAATAGTGCGGTTTTGGTCCCCCAGTACGGTGACCCGAACGATCATAAGGCGCTTTCCATACTGCAAGGACTCCTCCCTGATCGCAAGGTCATCGGGCTATCGTCCCGTAGCATTATCGTTGGTGGTGGCAGCTTTCACTGTCTGACGCAGCAACAACCAGAGGTAGAAAGATGACAATAAAGCTTGGTTTGGTGCAGATGCGTATGGAGCGCGACCTCGAAGCCAATGTAAATATGGCCTCCGCGTTCGTGCGGGAGGCGGCGACGAAGGGCGCCAATATTGTCCTTTTGCCCGAGCTTTTTGAAAATCACTACTTTTGCCAAGAGGAGCGAGAGGAGTATTTTGGCTGGGCTCACCCGGTCAACGGACATCCCTTTTTAGGTACCTTCCAAAATCTCGCTCGAGAGCTTGGCGTGGTACTGCCCCTGAGTTTCTTTGAGCGTGCAGGGCAAGCCCACTTTAACAGCCTAGCTATGATCGATGCTGACGGAACGATCTTAGGTTTTTATCGGAAGAGCCATATTCCTGACGGACCAGGCTATGAGGAGAAGTATTACTTTAATCCCGGTGATACTGGGTTTAAGTCGTGGAACACCAAGTTTGGCTGCGTTGGCGTGGGTATCTGCTGGGATCAATGGTTTCCAGAATGTGCTCGAGCCATGGCGCTTAGAGGAGCGGACTTACTACTTTATCCCACTGCCATAGGCTCTGAACCAACTGATATGGTGGCGAGCCCGAATACCCCGGCCATGTGGCAGCGAGCGATGGTTGGACATGCTGTCCATAATTCCGTTTACGTCGCTGCGGCAAACCGCATCGGCACCGAACGGTTCGGGGCTGCAAGTTGTACGTTTTACGGACACAGTTTTGCCTGCGACTTCCGCGGAGATATGGTCTGTGAGGGTGATCCGGGTTTCTCGGGTGTGCTCATGGCGACTTTAGATTTAAAAGGCGCTCAAGCGTTCCGAGCTGGAATGGGCTTTTTCCGTGATCGGCGTCCGGACTTATACTCACCGTTGCTGACCTTGGATGGTTTAACCCCATCTTCGACTAAATAAGTGAGCACGGCACCTTGGGTCACGTAAAAGGCTTTGGTGGTCACCGGCAAGTCGTGGAAGTCGCCAATCATGCCGCGACATTTTGCACTGCCGCACTGGCAAAGCATGGACCAGAAGCCGCCGGTCTGGGTCGTTGAGTAGTCAAAAGTAATTTCGTCATCTTTGGCAATATCGCCCAAGGCGAAAAGTACGACCCTATGACCATCGTTCCTGATGCCACAATTCGGTTCACATGAGTGGTTCACATAATCATCGACGTCACCAGACGAGGTTAGAAACTCACGTGGACCGATCTGCAATGCGTGGGTCAAATCAGCCAGTTCGGACACATCGACCACATTACCCAGGAATTCCAGGACTTCCTCCTGGGCAGCTATATCCCTACCGGCAAATACACCACGACCCTTACCACCAACCTCCTCAAGCAAGATTAGTGACGACGGCGGCTTTTTCTTGGCGAGACTGCGCGGAGAAGTTGAGCGAGCCATGGCAACCTAAAGGCAAAGCCGTTTTTGACAGCTGAGAGTGACTTCGTCACAATCGATCGTTCATAAAATCATAGTTCATGATTTTATCATTACTGTCAAACAATCGTTGGGAATGGAGATGTCAGCGAAGAATAAGGAGGAAAGGGATGGCGCACCCGGAGCGATTCGAACGCCCGACCCCCAGATTCGTAGTCTGGTGCTCTATCCAACTGAGCCACGGGTGCGTGTCCTATCTAAGGCGGGTGAGTCATACTAAAGGCTGGCGCACAGATCAATGATATTCCTCCAAAAACTTTCAACCATACGAAATAATTAAACTAAAAAAACTCACTCGCAGGAGCTTGGCGCTAAACTTTTCGCCCATACCTGCCGAAATGAAAGCGAACACAGGATTTAATTCGCCGTATAGGAGTCGTGGTCATGAAAAACCAACAGCCATTCGCTTATGCTTCGTGGATCAAATTATCGACGAGAGCCTTGGCGATCTCAGTACTGCTGAGTGGTGGTGTGACGGCGTGCTCAAGCGATGAGATTGAACCGACGGAGGTTGTGGCACCAGCTTACGGGTCAGATTACCAGGACTCAGCTCCATTAGATGTAACCGCCCCGAGTGATGGGGCATCAGCGAGTACCGACGCAACGTCGCCCAGCGATACGGCGAGTACAGCCGGGGACAGTGCAGTGGCAGATATGACAACGCCAGCCGCGGAGACGGCGTCGGCCATACCATCGGAGACTTTGAATACGGGTTCAGATACGGTTAAGGCGGAGCTCACCGATAGCGTAACAACAACTGGGGACTCGGTAGTTGCGGATTCAGCTGCATCCGACACGTCATCCATTTTTGATGGTAGCGTTCAGCCTACGGATCCGGGCGATGTACAGACCATTTCCAGCCCAGGAGCTGCCCAAAACCTTCCGGGCAAAACTGAGCGACGGGGCAGAGGTAGCAGTGGAGACAACACGGCTGACACCCACCCCCCTCTGAAAAAGTCCGACAGCTCGCAGTACGTGATCGAGCCTGGTGACACGCTGGCGACTATATCTAAAAAGATTTACGGTACGGCAAAGAGGTGGCAAGAGCTTGCTCACGTCAACGGTCTTACCGATGCCAATCGTATCTACGCCGGGGACGTCATCCGCTACGATGTGCGGATTGACAAGGCCAAGGCATTTGCCAAGACCTATAACACCACTATGAAGACCTTTGTCGTGAAAAAGGGCGACTCGCTCAGTAAGATAGCGGCTCAAACCT includes:
- the aguB gene encoding N-carbamoylputrescine amidase; translation: MTIKLGLVQMRMERDLEANVNMASAFVREAATKGANIVLLPELFENHYFCQEEREEYFGWAHPVNGHPFLGTFQNLARELGVVLPLSFFERAGQAHFNSLAMIDADGTILGFYRKSHIPDGPGYEEKYYFNPGDTGFKSWNTKFGCVGVGICWDQWFPECARAMALRGADLLLYPTAIGSEPTDMVASPNTPAMWQRAMVGHAVHNSVYVAAANRIGTERFGAASCTFYGHSFACDFRGDMVCEGDPGFSGVLMATLDLKGAQAFRAGMGFFRDRRPDLYSPLLTLDGLTPSSTK
- a CDS encoding SET domain-containing protein, whose protein sequence is MARSTSPRSLAKKKPPSSLILLEEVGGKGRGVFAGRDIAAQEEVLEFLGNVVDVSELADLTHALQIGPREFLTSSGDVDDYVNHSCEPNCGIRNDGHRVVLFALGDIAKDDEITFDYSTTQTGGFWSMLCQCGSAKCRGMIGDFHDLPVTTKAFYVTQGAVLTYLVEDGVKPSKVSNGEYKSGRRSRKKPIPARNA
- a CDS encoding LysM peptidoglycan-binding domain-containing protein, coding for MKNQQPFAYASWIKLSTRALAISVLLSGGVTACSSDEIEPTEVVAPAYGSDYQDSAPLDVTAPSDGASASTDATSPSDTASTAGDSAVADMTTPAAETASAIPSETLNTGSDTVKAELTDSVTTTGDSVVADSAASDTSSIFDGSVQPTDPGDVQTISSPGAAQNLPGKTERRGRGSSGDNTADTHPPLKKSDSSQYVIEPGDTLATISKKIYGTAKRWQELAHVNGLTDANRIYAGDVIRYDVRIDKAKAFAKTYNTTMKTFVVKKGDSLSKIAAQTYGSPDAWPRLMSFNREKIKDPHHIPVGLKLEYMEGGKFAALPKLPGPLKSPSARGKAKSAPTH